Proteins from one Megalopta genalis isolate 19385.01 chromosome 1, iyMegGena1_principal, whole genome shotgun sequence genomic window:
- the LOC117223629 gene encoding lysine-specific demethylase 4C isoform X2: protein MVSNISRGTPRIQVFRPTYEEFKDFTKYVEYMESKGAHKAGLAKVIPPPEWIPRKGGYNLDNLDLTIPAPICQVVTGKQGLYQQINIQKKSMTVKEYSKLANSERYNTPRHFDYEDLERKYWKNITYVAPIYGADVSGSLTDPDVKEWNINHLGTILDYVNKDYGISIDGVNTAYLYFGMWKTTFAWHTEDMDLYSINYLHFGAPKTWYAIPPEHGRRLERLASGFFPSSHQSCQAFLRHKMSLISPQILRQYSIPCNKITQEAGEIMITFPYGYHAGFNHGFNCAESTNFATPRWVEYGKRAIQCTCSKDMVKISMDTFVKRFQPERYELWLRGEDIGPHPEDPRQTAAPMPSQMDLLCSNSSNGQLPQSYLSAAPKNKRHTIHKKKNIMATNPDVDMEELVNRPDIPPDVKKVLQDLELEEADDQPDEQQLEVLEDIWLKAGEMDVNEATVYDDGYNRKKSRKRKKKNAEKEKKSRKDSARNIPGTVTVKTEIKVEPDDGLSFLPSSFPEQSSHMEDNEQGCSGIMLPHDNIIENIKMEDESDFSEVVGKPVKKKKKHSKSGEPKKPKSRSSNKKKNKHLNINIFDTGEPLDVSDANVQRQLMAMPSLNQQKSPMVKDVVSIVQGKGSQSAGNIIFSGNEPVINVTSKPLVNTVYGELKGIEKIIDPSLEERMNLYVKSAKKLNVTLTKSTFSTPSGLKNMYAPDQVKPIKIDRAMESESIGEDAKVTVQEVKPFNQTTFKSKETSTHESGNNSKSLELSKPLVSSGIQIPRLEGFFTKNTVLSQSIVQPITCHSISGTSTDVKTLGKRSTTDTSKMMATKFWQLPSSSNSLFYSKDVNTDDKQAQSSVASLDTNQMSTPSSFNLSKNIFLPPAAKCTNVSINSQPTMMYDFSKKCLQKPNPATSLTESSYLKVVSKPKESLLLKKTLNQKVESCNRMLFGKSTSTIVSNVKTVSTQVDNPLEISQPSTSLTIVNLSNNNMQLCASQPISELQASQNISPISPIKREQDQDESNLEDSQQSQRTQKSSEDIYASMPPLKPIKWSTSRRKSKEKLKKATTRKKDAPEKVTSTISQEDSSVATSPVDKTHCVSHRFPMIPGHISDMLFPFVPNNDLLKAFNDYWSAQVSHCAICAPFSSSYNGYGRLMPADWKYCKPTVLPESSPIWVSANIFVANSKEQIVEPDNDKLLRCRECHVTVHASCYGITVVPTDIRNWACDKCKAGKTQVMCCLCPMRGGAVKRTSDSNWAHILCALLLPGVTFKDAINKDPINVLTIKPDIVKQQCCYCGQTDGACLNCNLCDNLFHPSCGLISGAIFSIPVYNSLELQVTCDVHDDGTKIPTIRQGEVVWAKHRNSRYYKAKVDLIHDTLFYMVTFSDDSFSDDLYPSDITNYDPGNQPQRGAAVDVKWTDGILYHGIFEGTNHRIMYTVTFEDGSQLALKRNEIYSLEEDLPQRVRSRLSYATEMKHRHHLYGMEDESEAQRKVKQSKYCD, encoded by the exons atggTTAGCAACATTTCACGGGGTACGCCCCGTATTCAGGTCTTTAGGCCTACTTACGAGGAATTCAAGGACTTTACCAAGTATGTGGAATACATGGAAAGCAAAGGCGCGCATAAAGCAGGTTTAGCGAAAGTGATTCCACCACCTGAATGGATTCCGAGGAAGGGAGGTTATAACTTGGATAACTTGGATTTGACCATTCCTGCACCTATTTGCCAGGTGGTCACTGGCAAACAGGGACTATATCAGCAAATTAATATACAGAAGAAGTCAATGACCGTGAAGGAATATAGCAAGCTTGCTAATTCGGAGCGTTACAATACACCACGTCATTTTGACTATGAAGACTTGGAGCGAAAATATTGGAAGAATATAACTTACGTGGCTCCTATATACGGGGCGGATGTTTCTGGTTCTTTGACGGATCCAGACGTGAAAGAGTGGAACATTAATCATTTAGGGACAATACTTGATTATGTTAACAAAGATTATGGTATATCTATCGATGGTGTCAATACAGCGTATCTGTATTTTGGAATGTGGAAAACTACGTTTGCATGGCATACAGAAGACATGGATTTatattcgataaattatttacacTTTGGAGCTCCAAAGACATGGTATGCGATACCTCCTGAACATGGAAGAAGATTGGAGAGGCTTGCCAGTGGTTTCTTTCCATCGAGCCATCAGAGCTGCCAAGCGTTCTTACGGCACAAGATGTCTCTTATTTCTCCTCAAATATTAAGACAGTATTCTATTCCATGCAATAAA ATAACACAAGAGGCTGGAGAAATAATGATCACTTTCCCATATGGCTATCATGCTGGTTTCAATCACGGATTCAATTGTGCTGAATCAACCAATTTTGCTACACCACGATGGGTGGAGTATGGAAAAAGGGCTATACAATGTACCTGTAGTAAAGATATGGTTAAAATATCCATGGACACGTTCGTGAAACGTTTCCAACCAGAGAG ATATGAATTGTGGTTACGTGGAGAGGATATTGGTCCACATCCTGAAGATCCTAGGCAGACAGCTGCACCTATGCCGTCTCAGATGGACTTATTATGCAGTAATAGCAGTAACGGTCAATTACCGCAGAGTTATTTGAGTGCGGCACCTAAGAATAAACGCCATACGATAcacaaaaagaaaaatattatgGCAACAAATCCAGATGTCGATATGGAAGAGTTAGTAAATCGCCCGGATATACCACCGGACGTCAAGAAAGTTTTACAAGATCTCGAATTAGAAGAAGCTGATGATCAACCTGACGAGCAGCAGCTAGAAGTATTGGAAGATATTTGGCTGAAGGCTGGAGAAATGG ATGTAAATGAAGCTACTGTGTACGACGATGGTTACAACCGTAAGAAGAGTCGTAAGCGAAAGAAGAAGAACGCGGAGAAAGAGAAGAAATCAAGAAAGGACTCTGCTAGAAATATTCCAGGGACTGTAACAGTAAAGACTGAAATTAAAGTAGAACCTGACGATGGCTTAAGCTTTTTACCTTCGTCATTTCCGGAACAAAGCAGTCATATGGAAGACAACGAGCAGGGCTGTTCCGGCATTATGTTGCCTCACgataatataattgaaaatataaaaatggagGACGAATCGGACTTCTCGGAAGTCGTAGGGAAACCGgttaaaaagaagaagaaacattcaaaatcTGGGGAACCAAAGAAACCGAAATCAAGGAGctctaataaaaagaaaaacaagcatttaaatataaacatcTTCGACACTGGCGAACCTTTGGACGTGTCTGACGCTAATGTACAGCGACAGCTGATGGCAATGCCTAGTCTAAATCAACAGAAATCTCCAATGGTGAAGGATGTTGTTTCCATAGTTCAAGGGAAAGGAAGTCAATCAGCTGGAAATATAATATTCTCTGGTAACGAACCAGTTATAAATGTTACCAGTAAACCACTCGTGAACACTGTCTACGGTGAATTAAAAGGAATTGAAAAAATTATAGATCCTTCTTTGGAAGAACGAATGAATTTATACGTAAAAAGCGCAAAGAAACTCAACGTAACCCTTACGAAGTCGACGTTCTCTACACCGTCCGGGTTGAAAAACATGTATGCTCCTGATCAAGTGAAGCCTATTAAAATTGACAGAGCTATGGAGTCCGAAAGTATCGGGGAAGATGCTAAAGTAACAGTGCAAGAAGTGAAACCGTTTAATCAAACTACTTTTAAAAGT AAAGAAACATCTACGCATGAATCTGGAAACAATTCGAAGAGTCTGGAGTTGTCGAAACCTCTTGTTTCCTCTGGTATTCAAATACCACGACTGGAAGGATTTTTTACAAAGAACACTGTGTTAAGTCAATCGATTGTACAGCCAATTACTTGCCATAGCATTAGTGGAACCAGCACGGACGTTAAGACTTTGGGAAAGAGGTCAACAACTGACACGTCGAAAATGATGGCAACAAAGTTTTGGCAGCTTCCAAGCAGTAGCAACAGTTTGTTTTACTCGAAAGACGTCAATACGGATGACAAGCAAGCTCAGTCTTCTGTCGCAAGCTTAGATACTAATCAGATGTCTACCCCGTCTTCGTTTAATCTATCGAAGAACATCTTCttgcctccagctgcgaagtgCACAAACGTGTCAATAAATTCTCAGCCCACGATGATGTACGACTTCAGCAAGAAATGCTTGCAGAAGCCCAATCCGGCTACCAGTTTAACAGAATCCTCGTACCTAAAGGTTGTGTCGAAACCGAAGGAGTcgttgttattaaagaaaacgtTGAACCAAAAGGTTGAATCGTGCAATAGAATGCTGTTCGGTAAGAGCACAAGCACAATCGTCAGTAATGTGAAGACAGTGTCGACTCAAGTAGACAATCCGTTGGAAATTAGTCAACCCAGCACGAGTTTGACCATTGTCAATCTAAGCAACAACAACATGCAGCTCTGCGCGAGTCAGCCGATTTCAGAACTGCAAGCTTCGCAAAATATTTCACCCATTTCACCCATTAAGCGAGAGCAGGATCAAGATGAATCTAATCTTGAGGATAGTCAGCAATCTCAAAGAACACAGAAGAGTTCGGAGGACATATATGCGAGCATGCCACCATTGAAACCCATAAAATGGTCCACATCCAGACGAAAGTCGAAAGAGAAGTTGAAGAAGGCGACCACCAGGAAAAAAGATGCGCCCGAGAAGGTTACGTCAACAATCAGTCAGGAAGATTCCAGTGTTGCAACTAGTCCCGTGGATAAAACGCATTGCGTTTCCCATCGTTTTCCAATGATACCAGGACATATATCCGATATGTTGTTCCCTTTCGTTCCGAACAACGATCTACTCAAAGCGTTCAATGATTATTGGAGCGCTCAAGTTTCTCATTGCGCAATCTGCGCACCGTTCTCTTCGAGTTACAACGGCTATGGCAGGCTGATGCCTGCAGATTGGAAATATTGCAAACCCACCGTTTTACCAGAAAGTTCACCGATATGG GTATCTGCCAATATATTCGTTGCAAATTCAAAGGAGCAAATAGTCGAACCAGACAACGATAAGTTGCTGCGTTGCAGAGAATGTCATGTAACTGTACATGCATCCTGTTATGGTATTACGGTGGTGCCCACAGATATACGGAATTGGGCATGCGACAAATGTAAAGCTGGTAAAACACAAGTG ATGTGTTGTTTGTGCCCTATGCGTGGCGGTGCTGTTAAACGTACCAGCGATAGTAATTGGGCACATATATTATGCGCTCTTCTATTACCAGGAGTCACATTCAAGGATGCCATCAacaaggatccaatcaatgTTTTAACTATCAAACCTGACATTGTCAAGCAACAATGTTGTTACTGTGGTCAGACGGACGGGGCGTGTCTAAATTGCAACTTGTGCGATAACCTGTTTCATCCGTCGTGTGGCCTGATTTCGGGAGCAATATTCTCGATACCAGTCTACAATTCATTggagcttcag GTAACCTGTGATGTGCACGATGACGGAACAAAGATTCCTACCATCCGACAGGGCGAGGTTGTTTGGGCGAAACATCGGAACTCCCGATATTACAAGGCCAAAGTGGATTTGATACACGACACTCTGTTTTATATGGTCACGTTTAGCGACGACAGTTTCAGCGATGATTTATATCCATCAGACATAACG AATTATGATCCTGGAAACCAACCGCAACGGGGTGCTGCTGTTGATGTCAAATGGACAGATGGGATACTTTATCATGGTATCTTTGAGGGTACGAACCACAGGATCATGTACACC GTGACCTTCGAAGATGGTTCGCAGCTCGCACTGAAGCGAAACGAGATCTATAGTTTAGAGGAAGATTTGCCACAAAGAGTACGTTCACGCCTG TCTTATGCGACCGAAATGAAGCACCGGCATCATCTGTACGGCATGGAGGATGAATCCGAGGCGCAAAGAAAGGTGAAACAGTCGAAATATTGTGATTAA
- the LOC117223629 gene encoding lysine-specific demethylase 4C isoform X1: MVSNISRGTPRIQVFRPTYEEFKDFTKYVEYMESKGAHKAGLAKVIPPPEWIPRKGGYNLDNLDLTIPAPICQVVTGKQGLYQQINIQKKSMTVKEYSKLANSERYNTPRHFDYEDLERKYWKNITYVAPIYGADVSGSLTDPDVKEWNINHLGTILDYVNKDYGISIDGVNTAYLYFGMWKTTFAWHTEDMDLYSINYLHFGAPKTWYAIPPEHGRRLERLASGFFPSSHQSCQAFLRHKMSLISPQILRQYSIPCNKITQEAGEIMITFPYGYHAGFNHGFNCAESTNFATPRWVEYGKRAIQCTCSKDMVKISMDTFVKRFQPERYELWLRGEDIGPHPEDPRQTAAPMPSQMDLLCSNSSNGQLPQSYLSAAPKNKRHTIHKKKNIMATNPDVDMEELVNRPDIPPDVKKVLQDLELEEADDQPDEQQLEVLEDIWLKAGEMDVNEATVYDDGYNRKKSRKRKKKNAEKEKKSRKDSARNIPGTVTVKTEIKVEPDDGLSFLPSSFPEQSSHMEDNEQGCSGIMLPHDNIIENIKMEDESDFSEVVGKPVKKKKKHSKSGEPKKPKSRSSNKKKNKHLNINIFDTGEPLDVSDANVQRQLMAMPSLNQQKSPMVKDVVSIVQGKGSQSAGNIIFSGNEPVINVTSKPLVNTVYGELKGIEKIIDPSLEERMNLYVKSAKKLNVTLTKSTFSTPSGLKNMYAPDQVKPIKIDRAMESESIGEDAKVTVQEVKPFNQTTFKSVGTMLTERSNYSKKDIIKAPRLNVLSAAYNISATEVSSKVNTDKPSVEEKTSRAASSSITVLPKPWPIANPQEPKLPNTSIMYLNPSFPNPPILQKETSTHESGNNSKSLELSKPLVSSGIQIPRLEGFFTKNTVLSQSIVQPITCHSISGTSTDVKTLGKRSTTDTSKMMATKFWQLPSSSNSLFYSKDVNTDDKQAQSSVASLDTNQMSTPSSFNLSKNIFLPPAAKCTNVSINSQPTMMYDFSKKCLQKPNPATSLTESSYLKVVSKPKESLLLKKTLNQKVESCNRMLFGKSTSTIVSNVKTVSTQVDNPLEISQPSTSLTIVNLSNNNMQLCASQPISELQASQNISPISPIKREQDQDESNLEDSQQSQRTQKSSEDIYASMPPLKPIKWSTSRRKSKEKLKKATTRKKDAPEKVTSTISQEDSSVATSPVDKTHCVSHRFPMIPGHISDMLFPFVPNNDLLKAFNDYWSAQVSHCAICAPFSSSYNGYGRLMPADWKYCKPTVLPESSPIWVSANIFVANSKEQIVEPDNDKLLRCRECHVTVHASCYGITVVPTDIRNWACDKCKAGKTQVMCCLCPMRGGAVKRTSDSNWAHILCALLLPGVTFKDAINKDPINVLTIKPDIVKQQCCYCGQTDGACLNCNLCDNLFHPSCGLISGAIFSIPVYNSLELQVTCDVHDDGTKIPTIRQGEVVWAKHRNSRYYKAKVDLIHDTLFYMVTFSDDSFSDDLYPSDITNYDPGNQPQRGAAVDVKWTDGILYHGIFEGTNHRIMYTVTFEDGSQLALKRNEIYSLEEDLPQRVRSRLSYATEMKHRHHLYGMEDESEAQRKVKQSKYCD; the protein is encoded by the exons atggTTAGCAACATTTCACGGGGTACGCCCCGTATTCAGGTCTTTAGGCCTACTTACGAGGAATTCAAGGACTTTACCAAGTATGTGGAATACATGGAAAGCAAAGGCGCGCATAAAGCAGGTTTAGCGAAAGTGATTCCACCACCTGAATGGATTCCGAGGAAGGGAGGTTATAACTTGGATAACTTGGATTTGACCATTCCTGCACCTATTTGCCAGGTGGTCACTGGCAAACAGGGACTATATCAGCAAATTAATATACAGAAGAAGTCAATGACCGTGAAGGAATATAGCAAGCTTGCTAATTCGGAGCGTTACAATACACCACGTCATTTTGACTATGAAGACTTGGAGCGAAAATATTGGAAGAATATAACTTACGTGGCTCCTATATACGGGGCGGATGTTTCTGGTTCTTTGACGGATCCAGACGTGAAAGAGTGGAACATTAATCATTTAGGGACAATACTTGATTATGTTAACAAAGATTATGGTATATCTATCGATGGTGTCAATACAGCGTATCTGTATTTTGGAATGTGGAAAACTACGTTTGCATGGCATACAGAAGACATGGATTTatattcgataaattatttacacTTTGGAGCTCCAAAGACATGGTATGCGATACCTCCTGAACATGGAAGAAGATTGGAGAGGCTTGCCAGTGGTTTCTTTCCATCGAGCCATCAGAGCTGCCAAGCGTTCTTACGGCACAAGATGTCTCTTATTTCTCCTCAAATATTAAGACAGTATTCTATTCCATGCAATAAA ATAACACAAGAGGCTGGAGAAATAATGATCACTTTCCCATATGGCTATCATGCTGGTTTCAATCACGGATTCAATTGTGCTGAATCAACCAATTTTGCTACACCACGATGGGTGGAGTATGGAAAAAGGGCTATACAATGTACCTGTAGTAAAGATATGGTTAAAATATCCATGGACACGTTCGTGAAACGTTTCCAACCAGAGAG ATATGAATTGTGGTTACGTGGAGAGGATATTGGTCCACATCCTGAAGATCCTAGGCAGACAGCTGCACCTATGCCGTCTCAGATGGACTTATTATGCAGTAATAGCAGTAACGGTCAATTACCGCAGAGTTATTTGAGTGCGGCACCTAAGAATAAACGCCATACGATAcacaaaaagaaaaatattatgGCAACAAATCCAGATGTCGATATGGAAGAGTTAGTAAATCGCCCGGATATACCACCGGACGTCAAGAAAGTTTTACAAGATCTCGAATTAGAAGAAGCTGATGATCAACCTGACGAGCAGCAGCTAGAAGTATTGGAAGATATTTGGCTGAAGGCTGGAGAAATGG ATGTAAATGAAGCTACTGTGTACGACGATGGTTACAACCGTAAGAAGAGTCGTAAGCGAAAGAAGAAGAACGCGGAGAAAGAGAAGAAATCAAGAAAGGACTCTGCTAGAAATATTCCAGGGACTGTAACAGTAAAGACTGAAATTAAAGTAGAACCTGACGATGGCTTAAGCTTTTTACCTTCGTCATTTCCGGAACAAAGCAGTCATATGGAAGACAACGAGCAGGGCTGTTCCGGCATTATGTTGCCTCACgataatataattgaaaatataaaaatggagGACGAATCGGACTTCTCGGAAGTCGTAGGGAAACCGgttaaaaagaagaagaaacattcaaaatcTGGGGAACCAAAGAAACCGAAATCAAGGAGctctaataaaaagaaaaacaagcatttaaatataaacatcTTCGACACTGGCGAACCTTTGGACGTGTCTGACGCTAATGTACAGCGACAGCTGATGGCAATGCCTAGTCTAAATCAACAGAAATCTCCAATGGTGAAGGATGTTGTTTCCATAGTTCAAGGGAAAGGAAGTCAATCAGCTGGAAATATAATATTCTCTGGTAACGAACCAGTTATAAATGTTACCAGTAAACCACTCGTGAACACTGTCTACGGTGAATTAAAAGGAATTGAAAAAATTATAGATCCTTCTTTGGAAGAACGAATGAATTTATACGTAAAAAGCGCAAAGAAACTCAACGTAACCCTTACGAAGTCGACGTTCTCTACACCGTCCGGGTTGAAAAACATGTATGCTCCTGATCAAGTGAAGCCTATTAAAATTGACAGAGCTATGGAGTCCGAAAGTATCGGGGAAGATGCTAAAGTAACAGTGCAAGAAGTGAAACCGTTTAATCAAACTACTTTTAAAAGTGTAGGTACCATGTTAACCGAAAGATCTAATTACTCGAAAAAAGATATTATAAAAGCTCCTCGATTAAATGTGCTGAGTGCAGCTTACAATATATCTGCTACCGAAGTCTCTTCCAAAGTCAATACCGACAAACCATCGGTAGAGGAGAAAACTTCGCGTGCAGCATCAAGTAGCATAACAGTTTTACCAAAGCCTTGGCCTATCGCCAATCCCCAAGAGCCTAAACTTCCTAATACAAGCATTATGTATTTGAACCCGAGTTTTCCTAACCCTCCGATTTTACAGAAAGAAACATCTACGCATGAATCTGGAAACAATTCGAAGAGTCTGGAGTTGTCGAAACCTCTTGTTTCCTCTGGTATTCAAATACCACGACTGGAAGGATTTTTTACAAAGAACACTGTGTTAAGTCAATCGATTGTACAGCCAATTACTTGCCATAGCATTAGTGGAACCAGCACGGACGTTAAGACTTTGGGAAAGAGGTCAACAACTGACACGTCGAAAATGATGGCAACAAAGTTTTGGCAGCTTCCAAGCAGTAGCAACAGTTTGTTTTACTCGAAAGACGTCAATACGGATGACAAGCAAGCTCAGTCTTCTGTCGCAAGCTTAGATACTAATCAGATGTCTACCCCGTCTTCGTTTAATCTATCGAAGAACATCTTCttgcctccagctgcgaagtgCACAAACGTGTCAATAAATTCTCAGCCCACGATGATGTACGACTTCAGCAAGAAATGCTTGCAGAAGCCCAATCCGGCTACCAGTTTAACAGAATCCTCGTACCTAAAGGTTGTGTCGAAACCGAAGGAGTcgttgttattaaagaaaacgtTGAACCAAAAGGTTGAATCGTGCAATAGAATGCTGTTCGGTAAGAGCACAAGCACAATCGTCAGTAATGTGAAGACAGTGTCGACTCAAGTAGACAATCCGTTGGAAATTAGTCAACCCAGCACGAGTTTGACCATTGTCAATCTAAGCAACAACAACATGCAGCTCTGCGCGAGTCAGCCGATTTCAGAACTGCAAGCTTCGCAAAATATTTCACCCATTTCACCCATTAAGCGAGAGCAGGATCAAGATGAATCTAATCTTGAGGATAGTCAGCAATCTCAAAGAACACAGAAGAGTTCGGAGGACATATATGCGAGCATGCCACCATTGAAACCCATAAAATGGTCCACATCCAGACGAAAGTCGAAAGAGAAGTTGAAGAAGGCGACCACCAGGAAAAAAGATGCGCCCGAGAAGGTTACGTCAACAATCAGTCAGGAAGATTCCAGTGTTGCAACTAGTCCCGTGGATAAAACGCATTGCGTTTCCCATCGTTTTCCAATGATACCAGGACATATATCCGATATGTTGTTCCCTTTCGTTCCGAACAACGATCTACTCAAAGCGTTCAATGATTATTGGAGCGCTCAAGTTTCTCATTGCGCAATCTGCGCACCGTTCTCTTCGAGTTACAACGGCTATGGCAGGCTGATGCCTGCAGATTGGAAATATTGCAAACCCACCGTTTTACCAGAAAGTTCACCGATATGG GTATCTGCCAATATATTCGTTGCAAATTCAAAGGAGCAAATAGTCGAACCAGACAACGATAAGTTGCTGCGTTGCAGAGAATGTCATGTAACTGTACATGCATCCTGTTATGGTATTACGGTGGTGCCCACAGATATACGGAATTGGGCATGCGACAAATGTAAAGCTGGTAAAACACAAGTG ATGTGTTGTTTGTGCCCTATGCGTGGCGGTGCTGTTAAACGTACCAGCGATAGTAATTGGGCACATATATTATGCGCTCTTCTATTACCAGGAGTCACATTCAAGGATGCCATCAacaaggatccaatcaatgTTTTAACTATCAAACCTGACATTGTCAAGCAACAATGTTGTTACTGTGGTCAGACGGACGGGGCGTGTCTAAATTGCAACTTGTGCGATAACCTGTTTCATCCGTCGTGTGGCCTGATTTCGGGAGCAATATTCTCGATACCAGTCTACAATTCATTggagcttcag GTAACCTGTGATGTGCACGATGACGGAACAAAGATTCCTACCATCCGACAGGGCGAGGTTGTTTGGGCGAAACATCGGAACTCCCGATATTACAAGGCCAAAGTGGATTTGATACACGACACTCTGTTTTATATGGTCACGTTTAGCGACGACAGTTTCAGCGATGATTTATATCCATCAGACATAACG AATTATGATCCTGGAAACCAACCGCAACGGGGTGCTGCTGTTGATGTCAAATGGACAGATGGGATACTTTATCATGGTATCTTTGAGGGTACGAACCACAGGATCATGTACACC GTGACCTTCGAAGATGGTTCGCAGCTCGCACTGAAGCGAAACGAGATCTATAGTTTAGAGGAAGATTTGCCACAAAGAGTACGTTCACGCCTG TCTTATGCGACCGAAATGAAGCACCGGCATCATCTGTACGGCATGGAGGATGAATCCGAGGCGCAAAGAAAGGTGAAACAGTCGAAATATTGTGATTAA